From Coffea arabica cultivar ET-39 chromosome 10e, Coffea Arabica ET-39 HiFi, whole genome shotgun sequence, one genomic window encodes:
- the LOC113712045 gene encoding synaptonemal complex protein 2 isoform X1 yields the protein MSKLLGLSSLKSFDHFKSLAGSASGGAKTLSISSRASSDSVSLGSFANLKLTAEKLVKEQASAKTDLDLANAKLKKLTEHIHILEEKLQNAFNENAKLKVKQKEDEKLWKGLESKFSSTKTLCDQLTETLQHLAAQVQDAEKDKVYFEDKLSASSVALDNLHEQMKSLSLRLESSEEAVRTREKELRDLHTEKESVENSLNSELKGVALLIEEKDAVIRNLEETVATNGLAMESLNSKLEKLDLDLKVKEDDLHSLNNSKEELEKEKDNLVSINKKLAGKLENALQEIKTLENFVNLLTLKLAELESQSVSFSEKVVQLTSLFESCFKLLQDEKHLAANHAQKKFDKLQDQSMSVTEEKNALQLVNQELSNKVIELQKEQEYAMVQHAEECRLAEETVRRLESELETLKSKKNEMEVLIAKLQDDIGTLSENSRTSDEKLQDFMLKISELEIENKRYIDELQSDITKKQDEIDLLRKEMENRDQHIDSLEKQVIQLNDTQKEIDRLVLELKDREKQLEEQKAKIEESLSDAETKLSEAKKQYDQMLESKQLELSRNLKEISQKNDQAINDIRRKYEVEKLESASIEKEKADKVIGEMERNCQLKLEEYKEESRQYLLRIQEEHAALISRIQQEHDKKELLLMSNHSEEIKQVQLQAEKELREKTTSMRNEHEIQLRALKCEHEDECRRLQEELDIQKSKEERQRALLQLQWKVMADNPQDDQEVNSKKNYSVSSTKMRNSENDKRGHHTAGRREVEQTDSPYLTATQTPVSNLLRKAEKGNTGNVMSLPKHSRKVTHHEYEVETANGRTITKKRKTKSTVMFADPSRHKKLETPKAVTPRAVTKGTKGQVHTNSSNIGDLFSEGSLNPYADDPYAFD from the exons ATGAGTAAGCTTTTAGGTTTATCAAGCTTGAAAAGCTTCGATCATTTCAAGTCGCTGGCAGGATCTGCTTCGGGAGGTGCGAAGACACTGTCGATCTCCTCGCGTGCGTCTTCGGATTCTGTTTCTTTAGGCAGTTTCGCAAATTTAAAGCTTACTGCAG AGAAACTGGTAAAGGAACAAGCCTCTGCGAAAACTGATCTCGACCTGGCG AATGCAAAACTGAAGAAATTGACAGAGCATATTCATATTCTGGAAGAGAAATTacagaatgcatttaatgaaaatGCTAAGCTAAAAGTAAAGCAAAAAGAAGATGAGAAACTCTGGAAAGGGCTAGAGTCAAAATTCTCTTCAACAAAGACTTTGTGTGATCAGCTCACTGAGACTTTACAACATTTAGCTGCTCAAGTGCAGGATG CTGAGAAAGACAAGGTATATTTTGAAGACAAACTATCTGCATCATCAGTAGCTCTTGATAATTTGCATGAGCAAATGAAGTCTCTTTCCTTGAGGTTGGAATCTTCAGAGGAAGCTGTTAGAACTC GTGAAAAGGAGTTGAGGGACCTCCACACCGAGAAAGAGTCAGTGGAGAACTCTTTGAATTCTGAACTCAAAGGAGTGGCCTTGCTTATTGAGGAAAAAG ATGCTGTGATAAGAAACTTGGAAGAAACTGTTGCAACTAATGGGTTGGCTATGGAGAGTTTGAATTCCAAGCTGGAAAAATTGGATCTTGATTTGAAAGTAAAAGAAGATGACCTACACAGTTTGAACAACTCGAAGGAGGAActagagaaagaaaaggataaTCTTGTGTCTATCAACAAAAAGCTTGCTGGCAAATTAGAAAATGCACTTCAGGAGATAAAGACCCTTGAAAACTTTGTTAATTTACTTACATTGAAGCTCGCTGAACTGGAAAGTCAAAGTGTGTCCTTCTCAGAAAAGGTTGTTCAGCtcacttctttatttgaatcttgctttaagCTGCTTCAAGATGAAAAACACCTTGCTGCTAATCACGCTCAAAAGAAGTTTGACAAACTCCAAGATCAGTCAATGTCTGTTACAGAGGAGAAAAATGCTCTACAGTTGGTTAATCAGGAATTGAGCAATAAAGTCATTGAACTTCAGAAAGAGCAAGAATATGCAATGGTACAGCATGCAGAAGAATGTCGTTTAGCAGAAGAGACAGTTCGTAGGTTAGAATCTGAATTAGAGACGCTCAAATCAAAGAAGAACGAAATGGAAGTGCTGATTGCCAAATTGCAGGATGATATTGGAACCTTATCAGAAAATTCCAGAACATCTGATGAAAAATTG CAAGATTTCATGTTGAAAATTTCTGAGCTGGAAATTGAAAACAAACGTTACATTGATGAGCTACAATCAGATATAACCAAAAAACAAGATGAGATTGATCTTTTGAGAAAGGAGATGGAGAATCGTGATCAACATATAGATTCACTGGAGAAGCAAGTGATTCAGCTTAATGATACACAGAAGGAGATCGATAGACTTGTTTTGGAACTCAAAGACAGAGAGAAACAGTTGGAAGAACAGAAAGCAAAG ATTGAGGAATCACTAAGTGATGCTGAAACTAAACTTTCTGAAGCTAAGAAGCAATATGATCAGATGTTAGAAAGTAAACAGTTAGAACTGTCAAGGAATTTGAAGGAAATATCGCAGAAAAATGATCAG GCCATTAATGATATCAGGAGGAAGTACGAGGTGGAAAAGTTGGAAAGTGCTAGTATTGAGAAAGAAAAG GCTGACAAAGTTATTGGAGAGATGGAAAGAAACTGTCAGCTGAAGCTTGAAGAATACAAAGAGGAATCAAGACAGTACTTGCTGCGGATACAGGAGGAACATGCTGCTTTG ATTAGTCGCATTCAACAAGAGCATGATAAAAAGGAACTACTTCTTATGTCCAACCATTCTGAAGAGATTAAGCAGGTCCAGCTTCAAGCTGaaaaggaattgagagag AAAACAACATCAATGCGGAATGAACATGAAATCCAGTTAAGAGCTTTGAAGTGTGAGCATGAAGATGAGTGCAGAAGATTACAAGAGGAGTTGGATATTCAGAAGTCTAAA GAAGAGAGGCAGAGGGCTTTACTGCAATTACAGTGGAAAGTAATGGCTGACAATCCACAAGATGACCAAGAAGTGAACTCAAAAAAG AACTACTCTGTTTCATCCACCAAGATGAGAAATTCTGAAAATGACAAAAGAGGTCATCACACTGCTGGGAGACGAGAAGTTGAACAAACG GATTCACCTTATCTGACAGCAACTCAAACACCTGTGTCCAACTTGCTAAGAAAAGCGGAGAAGGGGAATACAGGAAATGTCATGAGTCTTCCCAAGCATAGTAGGAAG GTCACTCATCATGAATATGAAGTCGAAACAGCAAATGGAAGAACaattacaaaaaaaaggaaaaccaaaaGTACTGTAATGTTTGCG GACCCAAGCAGACATAAAAAGCTAGAGACACCAAAAGCTGTTACACCTAGAGCTGTTACTAAG GGAACAAAGGGACAAGTTCATACAAATTCATCTAATATAGGTGATCTGTTTTCAGAAGGATCTCTGAATCCTTATGCAGATGATCCCTATGCATTTGATTAG
- the LOC113712045 gene encoding synaptonemal complex protein 1 isoform X2, which yields MSKLLGLSSLKSFDHFKSLAGSASGGAKTLSISSRASSDSVSLGSFANLKLTAEKLVKEQASAKTDLDLANAKLKKLTEHIHILEEKLQNAFNENAKLKVKQKEDEKLWKGLESKFSSTKTLCDQLTETLQHLAAQVQDAEKDKVYFEDKLSASSVALDNLHEQMKSLSLRLESSEEAVRTREKELRDLHTEKESVENSLNSELKGVALLIEEKDAVIRNLEETVATNGLAMESLNSKLEKLDLDLKVKEDDLHSLNNSKEELEKEKDNLVSINKKLAGKLENALQEIKTLENFVNLLTLKLAELESQSVSFSEKVVQLTSLFESCFKLLQDEKHLAANHAQKKFDKLQDQSMSVTEEKNALQLVNQELSNKVIELQKEQEYAMVQHAEECRLAEETVRRLESELETLKSKKNEMEVLIAKLQDDIGTLSENSRTSDEKLQDFMLKISELEIENKRYIDELQSDITKKQDEIDLLRKEMENRDQHIDSLEKQVIQLNDTQKEIDRLVLELKDREKQLEEQKAKIEESLSDAETKLSEAKKQYDQMLESKQLELSRNLKEISQKNDQAINDIRRKYEVEKLESASIEKEKADKVIGEMERNCQLKLEEYKEESRQYLLRIQEEHAALISRIQQEHDKKELLLMSNHSEEIKQVQLQAEKELREKTTSMRNEHEIQLRALKCEHEDECRRLQEELDIQKSKEERQRALLQLQWKVMADNPQDDQEVNSKKNYSVSSTKMRNSENDKRGHHTAGRREVEQTDSPYLTATQTPVSNLLRKAEKGNTGNVMSLPKHSRKVTHHEYEVETANGRTITKKRKTKSTVMFAGTKGQVHTNSSNIGDLFSEGSLNPYADDPYAFD from the exons ATGAGTAAGCTTTTAGGTTTATCAAGCTTGAAAAGCTTCGATCATTTCAAGTCGCTGGCAGGATCTGCTTCGGGAGGTGCGAAGACACTGTCGATCTCCTCGCGTGCGTCTTCGGATTCTGTTTCTTTAGGCAGTTTCGCAAATTTAAAGCTTACTGCAG AGAAACTGGTAAAGGAACAAGCCTCTGCGAAAACTGATCTCGACCTGGCG AATGCAAAACTGAAGAAATTGACAGAGCATATTCATATTCTGGAAGAGAAATTacagaatgcatttaatgaaaatGCTAAGCTAAAAGTAAAGCAAAAAGAAGATGAGAAACTCTGGAAAGGGCTAGAGTCAAAATTCTCTTCAACAAAGACTTTGTGTGATCAGCTCACTGAGACTTTACAACATTTAGCTGCTCAAGTGCAGGATG CTGAGAAAGACAAGGTATATTTTGAAGACAAACTATCTGCATCATCAGTAGCTCTTGATAATTTGCATGAGCAAATGAAGTCTCTTTCCTTGAGGTTGGAATCTTCAGAGGAAGCTGTTAGAACTC GTGAAAAGGAGTTGAGGGACCTCCACACCGAGAAAGAGTCAGTGGAGAACTCTTTGAATTCTGAACTCAAAGGAGTGGCCTTGCTTATTGAGGAAAAAG ATGCTGTGATAAGAAACTTGGAAGAAACTGTTGCAACTAATGGGTTGGCTATGGAGAGTTTGAATTCCAAGCTGGAAAAATTGGATCTTGATTTGAAAGTAAAAGAAGATGACCTACACAGTTTGAACAACTCGAAGGAGGAActagagaaagaaaaggataaTCTTGTGTCTATCAACAAAAAGCTTGCTGGCAAATTAGAAAATGCACTTCAGGAGATAAAGACCCTTGAAAACTTTGTTAATTTACTTACATTGAAGCTCGCTGAACTGGAAAGTCAAAGTGTGTCCTTCTCAGAAAAGGTTGTTCAGCtcacttctttatttgaatcttgctttaagCTGCTTCAAGATGAAAAACACCTTGCTGCTAATCACGCTCAAAAGAAGTTTGACAAACTCCAAGATCAGTCAATGTCTGTTACAGAGGAGAAAAATGCTCTACAGTTGGTTAATCAGGAATTGAGCAATAAAGTCATTGAACTTCAGAAAGAGCAAGAATATGCAATGGTACAGCATGCAGAAGAATGTCGTTTAGCAGAAGAGACAGTTCGTAGGTTAGAATCTGAATTAGAGACGCTCAAATCAAAGAAGAACGAAATGGAAGTGCTGATTGCCAAATTGCAGGATGATATTGGAACCTTATCAGAAAATTCCAGAACATCTGATGAAAAATTG CAAGATTTCATGTTGAAAATTTCTGAGCTGGAAATTGAAAACAAACGTTACATTGATGAGCTACAATCAGATATAACCAAAAAACAAGATGAGATTGATCTTTTGAGAAAGGAGATGGAGAATCGTGATCAACATATAGATTCACTGGAGAAGCAAGTGATTCAGCTTAATGATACACAGAAGGAGATCGATAGACTTGTTTTGGAACTCAAAGACAGAGAGAAACAGTTGGAAGAACAGAAAGCAAAG ATTGAGGAATCACTAAGTGATGCTGAAACTAAACTTTCTGAAGCTAAGAAGCAATATGATCAGATGTTAGAAAGTAAACAGTTAGAACTGTCAAGGAATTTGAAGGAAATATCGCAGAAAAATGATCAG GCCATTAATGATATCAGGAGGAAGTACGAGGTGGAAAAGTTGGAAAGTGCTAGTATTGAGAAAGAAAAG GCTGACAAAGTTATTGGAGAGATGGAAAGAAACTGTCAGCTGAAGCTTGAAGAATACAAAGAGGAATCAAGACAGTACTTGCTGCGGATACAGGAGGAACATGCTGCTTTG ATTAGTCGCATTCAACAAGAGCATGATAAAAAGGAACTACTTCTTATGTCCAACCATTCTGAAGAGATTAAGCAGGTCCAGCTTCAAGCTGaaaaggaattgagagag AAAACAACATCAATGCGGAATGAACATGAAATCCAGTTAAGAGCTTTGAAGTGTGAGCATGAAGATGAGTGCAGAAGATTACAAGAGGAGTTGGATATTCAGAAGTCTAAA GAAGAGAGGCAGAGGGCTTTACTGCAATTACAGTGGAAAGTAATGGCTGACAATCCACAAGATGACCAAGAAGTGAACTCAAAAAAG AACTACTCTGTTTCATCCACCAAGATGAGAAATTCTGAAAATGACAAAAGAGGTCATCACACTGCTGGGAGACGAGAAGTTGAACAAACG GATTCACCTTATCTGACAGCAACTCAAACACCTGTGTCCAACTTGCTAAGAAAAGCGGAGAAGGGGAATACAGGAAATGTCATGAGTCTTCCCAAGCATAGTAGGAAG GTCACTCATCATGAATATGAAGTCGAAACAGCAAATGGAAGAACaattacaaaaaaaaggaaaaccaaaaGTACTGTAATGTTTGCG GGAACAAAGGGACAAGTTCATACAAATTCATCTAATATAGGTGATCTGTTTTCAGAAGGATCTCTGAATCCTTATGCAGATGATCCCTATGCATTTGATTAG